One genomic region from Amycolatopsis sp. FBCC-B4732 encodes:
- a CDS encoding enoyl-CoA hydratase/isomerase family protein codes for MTQQVRLDRDGGLAVLTVDAPPLNLYTASLQSQLASALDSLEEAPARALLIRAEGKIVSGGVDVSLFDAQGSPAEAKVLFDEMLAVPDRIAALPFPTVFAAHGLCLTWAFEVAVACDLILAASRAKFGLVEKVVGLTPTMGGTQRLASRAGVGRAKEFVMTGDTYDAATLERWNVVNRVLPDEGFDEAAREFARQLAAGPTRAHAATKRVLDHFSAGGVPEANAHITSIAAELFETEDLRGAVKSFLADGPGKATFSGR; via the coding sequence ACACGGCTTCGCTGCAGTCCCAGCTCGCTTCGGCGCTCGACTCGCTGGAGGAGGCGCCCGCCCGGGCCCTGCTGATCCGGGCCGAGGGCAAGATCGTCAGCGGCGGCGTCGACGTCTCGCTGTTCGACGCCCAGGGCTCGCCCGCCGAGGCGAAGGTGCTGTTCGACGAGATGCTCGCGGTGCCGGACCGGATCGCGGCGCTGCCGTTCCCGACCGTGTTCGCCGCGCACGGCCTGTGCCTGACCTGGGCGTTCGAGGTCGCCGTGGCGTGCGACCTCATCCTGGCCGCGTCGCGGGCGAAGTTCGGGCTGGTCGAGAAGGTCGTCGGGCTGACCCCGACCATGGGCGGCACCCAGCGGCTCGCTTCGCGTGCGGGCGTGGGCCGCGCGAAGGAGTTCGTCATGACCGGCGACACCTACGACGCGGCCACGCTGGAGCGCTGGAACGTCGTCAACCGCGTCCTGCCGGACGAGGGCTTCGACGAGGCCGCGCGGGAGTTCGCGCGGCAGCTCGCCGCCGGGCCGACCCGGGCCCACGCGGCGACCAAGCGCGTGCTCGACCACTTCTCCGCCGGCGGCGTTCCCGAGGCGAACGCGCACATCACGTCGATCGCGGCCGAGCTCTTCGAGACCGAGGACCTCCGCGGCGCCGTGAAGTCGTTCTTGGCCGACGGGCCGGGCAAGGCGACGTTCTCGGGCCGTTAA